The following is a genomic window from Amycolatopsis sp. BJA-103.
TTTGAAGAGCTTCGCCGGATCAAGACTGTCCGCCGCGGCGTTCCCGTTGATCAGCAACAGGATCCCGACGACGACCAGCAGGCCCGCCGTGATCAGGAGTTGCATGCGGTGCTGGCGGTAGGTGAGCCAAAGCATCGTCGCCCCTTACGCCGAAGCCAGTGTCGGGCGAGGCAGGCTCGCGGATTCGGGTCGCCGGAGGTAGGCGAGGACGAGCTCCTCCAGGTTCGCCGGCCTTTCGGTCCACTGTGGACCGAGCGGGACCGGTCCGGTGCGGGCGAAGACGGTCGCCTGCCGTCCGGCTCGCGCCTCGTCCACGACCGCGACGCGTTTGGCCAGCGCGTCGGCCTCCTCCGCGGGCCCGGAAAGGATCCGGTGCCCGGCGACGAGTTCGTCGATGTCGCCGCTGACCTGGACGCGGCCGCCGTTGAGGACGATCAGCCAGTCGCAGGTGTTCTCCAGATCGGAGACGACGTGCGAGGAGAGCAGGACGGTCATGCCGGTTTCGGCGACCGCCTCCATCAGCCCGCGCATGACCTCGTGGCGGGCCAGCGGGTCGAGGTTCGCGAGCGGCTCGTCGAGTACCAGCAGGTCCGGGCGTTTCGCGAGCGCGAGGGTGAGCGCGACCTGCGCGCGCTGCCCGCCGGACAGCTTGCCGACCTTGTGTTTCAAGGGAAGCCGCAGCGAATCGATGCGTTTGAGCGCGAACTCGTCGTCCCAGCCGGGGTTGAGGCGCCTGCCGAACTCGAGCATCTCGGCGATGCTGAAGCCGGGGTACAACGGCTTGTCCTGGG
Proteins encoded in this region:
- a CDS encoding ABC transporter ATP-binding protein, which produces MTDKPVIEATGLGKSYRRKWALRDCSLSVPKGRVVALVGPNGAGKTTFLHLAVGLLDPTVGSVSIQGTSAFLAQDKPLYPGFSIAEMLEFGRRLNPGWDDEFALKRIDSLRLPLKHKVGKLSGGQRAQVALTLALAKRPDLLVLDEPLANLDPLARHEVMRGLMEAVAETGMTVLLSSHVVSDLENTCDWLIVLNGGRVQVSGDIDELVAGHRILSGPAEEADALAKRVAVVDEARAGRQATVFARTGPVPLGPQWTERPANLEELVLAYLRRPESASLPRPTLASA